From Chloroflexota bacterium, the proteins below share one genomic window:
- a CDS encoding DeoR family transcriptional regulator → MTPGEIEALIADGSGQEIELLPEPVSARALAAQLVALANADGGTVIIGAAGLKSSERAHDAAMRAYMLCSPPMMLPLPERAEVDSKPCLLIHVPKGLPHVYNLRGKYLVRDGTRNTPLGTRRLRQLLLERGETGYESQMVAGATRDDLDERRVRAYAGAVEALASLPVDDVLLRRGCARRDGGELKPTVAGLLMFGRDPTRHLNQCGILLARYDGQAMADAFEKEEVRDTLPEQIRRAEGFVVARMRRGARLSGLAREERLEYPRAAVRELIVNAVAHRDYSIRGDEIRIALYSDRLEVYSPGRLPGHVTLKNMVDERFSRNDVIVQLLADLGFIERLGYGIDRILRLAKEHGLSRPRFAETANGFKVTLYGPGDDFRAEVPDAARWQKYALNDRQMQAVRWLQANGRITNRDYHELVPDVSEETIRRDLAEMVDKNVLLKIGDKRATYYILK, encoded by the coding sequence ATGACCCCCGGCGAGATTGAGGCATTGATCGCGGACGGCTCCGGGCAAGAGATCGAACTCCTGCCCGAGCCGGTCTCTGCTCGCGCGCTCGCCGCGCAACTGGTTGCGCTGGCCAACGCTGACGGCGGCACGGTAATCATCGGCGCAGCCGGCTTGAAATCGTCGGAGCGCGCCCACGATGCCGCCATGCGCGCATACATGCTCTGCTCCCCGCCGATGATGCTGCCCCTGCCGGAGCGCGCCGAGGTGGACAGCAAGCCGTGTCTGCTCATCCATGTGCCCAAGGGTTTGCCGCACGTGTACAATCTGCGCGGCAAGTACCTGGTGCGCGACGGGACGCGCAATACCCCGCTTGGGACGCGCCGCCTGCGCCAGTTGCTGTTGGAGCGCGGTGAAACGGGCTACGAGTCGCAAATGGTCGCCGGCGCGACCCGCGACGACCTGGACGAGCGGCGCGTACGGGCGTACGCGGGCGCCGTCGAGGCGCTGGCCAGCCTGCCCGTCGACGACGTGCTGCTGCGGCGCGGCTGTGCGCGGCGCGACGGCGGCGAACTGAAACCGACCGTCGCCGGGCTACTGATGTTTGGCCGCGACCCGACCCGGCACCTCAACCAGTGCGGCATCCTGCTGGCGCGCTACGACGGTCAGGCGATGGCGGACGCGTTCGAGAAGGAAGAGGTGCGCGACACCCTGCCCGAGCAGATTCGCCGCGCCGAGGGCTTCGTCGTCGCCCGCATGCGGCGCGGCGCACGCCTCAGCGGGTTGGCGCGCGAGGAACGGCTGGAATACCCGCGCGCGGCCGTTCGCGAGTTGATCGTCAACGCCGTGGCGCACCGCGACTATTCGATTCGCGGTGACGAGATCCGCATCGCGCTGTATAGCGACCGCCTGGAGGTGTACTCGCCGGGTCGCCTGCCGGGGCATGTCACGCTCAAGAACATGGTGGACGAGCGCTTCAGCCGCAACGACGTGATCGTGCAGTTGCTGGCCGACCTCGGCTTCATCGAGCGGCTCGGCTACGGCATCGACCGCATCCTGCGGCTGGCGAAGGAGCACGGCCTGTCGCGCCCGCGCTTCGCCGAGACGGCCAACGGTTTCAAGGTGACGCTGTACGGTCCGGGCGACGACTTTCGCGCCGAAGTACCGGACGCGGCGCGCTGGCAGAAATACGCGCTGAACGACCGACAAATGCAGGCGGTGCGCTGGCTGCAGGCTAACGGGCGCATCACGAACCGGGACTACCATGAACTGGTTCCCGACGTGTCCGAAGAGACGATCCGCCGCGACCTGGCCGAGATGGTCGACAAAAACGTCCTGCTCAAGATCGGCGACAAGAGAGCGACGTACTATATCCTGAAGTGA
- a CDS encoding zinc ribbon domain-containing protein: protein MICPNCGHNVREGAKFCDECGIVMPATTASVPLARPAPATSAYTSRPADAPAPQPAASSYGGATGGAGGSMLPPPDPAGGRRKFAIIAGVLVFVLCCCCSGAAVVGYLLMNQTGM from the coding sequence ATGATCTGTCCGAATTGCGGCCATAATGTCCGCGAAGGAGCCAAGTTCTGCGACGAGTGCGGCATCGTCATGCCGGCGACCACAGCCAGCGTGCCGCTCGCGCGCCCCGCGCCGGCGACGTCTGCGTACACAAGCCGACCGGCCGACGCGCCGGCGCCACAGCCGGCCGCCTCCAGTTACGGCGGCGCAACGGGCGGTGCCGGCGGTTCGATGCTACCGCCTCCCGATCCCGCCGGCGGCCGCCGCAAGTTCGCCATTATTGCCGGCGTGCTCGTCTTTGTGCTGTGTTGCTGTTGCTCAGGCGCCGCGGTGGTCGGCTACCTGTTGATGAATCAGACCGGCATGTAA
- the lon gene encoding endopeptidase La has protein sequence MQSYPLVPLRETVLFPHVLTPLLVGRERSMRALEDALDHDQMIVVVAQRSADHNDPAPDDLYETGTLIEIGRLLHMPDGATSILAQGVQRVKIDSYEQTDPFFRVRVMPIVEPRRSTLATEALMRAVRTLFERYAQLSGQMPEEIYSSVIGSTEPGMQADLIASTLRLTLPELQDLLEAVAPADRLQRVHAILEKEISVTELEHQIQDRVHQEMDKSQKEYFLREQIRVIQNELGEGGGPLGDVKELREKLAKLELPEEVRLKAAKELERLAQMPSASPEIGIVRTYLDWIIDLPWSKTTEDNFDLNAVEQVLNANHFGLPKVKERIIEHIAVRKLASDTMRTPILCFVGPPGTGKTSLGKSIAEALGRSFVRVSLGGIRDEAEIRGHRRTYIGAMPGRIIQTMRRAGTVNPIFMLDEIDKIGADYRGDPSAALLEVLDPEQNHAFSDHYLDVPYNLSRVLFITTANWLDPVPWALQDRLEVIRFSGYTESEKLKIARTFLVPKQLKEHGLKQLRITDLALRSLVREYTYESGVRNLDRELANICRKVARRVAEDKPPVSQVTPLTIGKYLGPPKFDYGVMEEQDEIGVAMGVAWTSGGGDTMPLEVIIMDGKGGMQLTGQVGEQLQESAQAALSYSRAHARELGITANFDRIDIHIHFPEMAVAKDGPSAGVTVATALISALTRRPVRRDVTMTGEMTLRGRVLPIGGVKEKTLAAHRAGLKTFILPYKNRKDLVDVPKNVQRDLSIVLVKTIADVLSVALVAEKPVTRPAANLRRGRSVRHQHSVPKAPEQPPASAPAAH, from the coding sequence ATGCAATCGTACCCGCTCGTGCCGCTGCGCGAGACGGTGCTCTTCCCGCACGTCCTGACGCCGCTGCTGGTCGGTCGCGAGCGCTCGATGCGCGCGCTGGAAGACGCGCTCGACCACGACCAGATGATTGTGGTCGTCGCCCAGCGCAGCGCCGACCATAACGATCCGGCGCCCGACGACCTATACGAGACCGGGACGCTCATCGAAATCGGCCGCCTGCTGCACATGCCCGACGGCGCCACCAGCATCCTTGCCCAGGGCGTCCAGCGCGTCAAGATCGACTCCTACGAGCAGACCGACCCGTTCTTCCGGGTACGCGTCATGCCGATCGTCGAGCCGCGCCGCAGCACGCTCGCCACCGAGGCGCTCATGCGCGCCGTGCGCACACTGTTCGAGCGTTATGCCCAGTTGAGCGGCCAGATGCCCGAGGAGATCTACAGCAGCGTGATCGGCTCGACCGAGCCGGGCATGCAGGCCGACCTGATCGCCTCCACGCTGCGCCTGACGCTGCCGGAGCTGCAGGACCTGCTCGAAGCGGTCGCGCCGGCCGACCGGCTGCAGCGAGTACACGCCATCCTCGAAAAGGAAATCAGCGTCACCGAGCTTGAACATCAGATTCAAGATCGTGTCCACCAGGAAATGGACAAGTCGCAGAAGGAATACTTTCTGCGCGAGCAGATTCGCGTCATCCAGAACGAACTCGGCGAAGGCGGCGGGCCGCTCGGCGATGTAAAAGAACTGCGCGAGAAACTGGCCAAGCTGGAACTGCCCGAAGAGGTGCGCCTCAAAGCCGCCAAGGAACTCGAACGCCTGGCCCAGATGCCGTCCGCCTCGCCGGAGATCGGCATCGTGCGGACGTACCTCGACTGGATCATCGACCTGCCGTGGTCGAAGACGACCGAGGACAACTTCGACCTGAACGCGGTCGAGCAGGTGCTGAACGCCAACCACTTCGGCCTGCCCAAGGTGAAAGAGCGCATCATCGAGCACATCGCCGTGCGCAAGCTGGCGTCGGACACGATGCGCACGCCGATCCTCTGCTTCGTCGGGCCGCCGGGCACCGGCAAGACCTCGCTCGGCAAGTCGATCGCCGAGGCGCTCGGCCGCTCGTTCGTGCGCGTATCGCTCGGCGGCATCCGCGACGAGGCCGAGATTCGCGGGCACCGCCGTACCTACATCGGCGCGATGCCCGGGCGCATCATCCAGACCATGCGGCGCGCCGGCACCGTCAACCCGATCTTCATGCTCGACGAGATCGACAAGATCGGCGCCGACTATCGCGGCGATCCGTCGGCGGCGCTGCTCGAAGTGCTGGACCCCGAACAGAACCATGCGTTCTCGGACCACTACCTCGACGTGCCGTACAACCTGTCGCGCGTCCTGTTCATCACGACCGCCAATTGGCTCGACCCGGTGCCCTGGGCGCTGCAGGACCGACTGGAGGTCATCCGCTTCTCCGGCTACACCGAGTCGGAGAAGCTCAAGATCGCGCGGACCTTTCTGGTGCCCAAGCAGTTGAAGGAGCACGGTCTAAAACAGTTGCGCATTACCGACTTGGCGCTGCGTTCCCTGGTTCGCGAGTACACCTACGAATCCGGCGTGCGGAACCTCGACCGTGAACTGGCCAACATCTGCCGCAAGGTAGCGCGACGCGTGGCGGAGGACAAACCGCCTGTCAGCCAGGTCACCCCGCTGACAATCGGGAAGTATCTCGGCCCGCCGAAGTTCGACTACGGCGTGATGGAGGAGCAGGACGAGATCGGCGTCGCCATGGGCGTGGCCTGGACCAGCGGGGGCGGCGATACCATGCCGCTCGAAGTGATTATCATGGACGGCAAGGGCGGCATGCAATTGACCGGCCAGGTCGGCGAGCAGCTCCAGGAGTCGGCACAGGCGGCGCTGTCGTATTCCCGCGCACATGCCCGCGAGCTTGGCATCACAGCCAACTTCGACCGCATCGACATTCATATCCATTTCCCGGAGATGGCGGTCGCCAAAGACGGCCCCAGCGCCGGCGTGACCGTCGCCACGGCGCTGATTTCCGCGTTGACCCGGCGTCCGGTGCGCCGCGATGTGACGATGACCGGCGAGATGACCCTGCGCGGGCGTGTGCTGCCGATTGGCGGCGTGAAAGAAAAGACACTGGCCGCCCACCGCGCCGGCTTAAAGACGTTCATCCTGCCGTACAAGAACCGCAAGGACCTGGTGGACGTGCCGAAGAACGTGCAGCGCGACCTTAGTATAGTGCTCGTCAAAACGATCGCCGACGTGCTGTCGGTCGCGCTCGTGGCGGAAAAGCCGGTGACGCGCCCCGCCGCGAACCTGCGCCGTGGCCGTTCGGTACGGCACCAGCATTCCGTTCCCAAAGCGCCGGAGCAGCCGCCAGCCAGTGCGCCGGCGGCCCATTAA
- a CDS encoding DUF2079 domain-containing protein — MRSLHRLAIDIAAVLLVLAYVAFAATLAVRQHDSFHTHAFDMAYFDNVMWNTSQGRLFVNDMPDKPRIFLGEHVSPLLIVLAPLYWLWPDARMLLIAQAFALALTTVPAYLLARRAHPLAALLLLAALLLNPAMIGVALSEFHEISLAAPLLAFALWAMVNGRARIMVGCLLAALLAKEEVAVVVAATGVYVFIAWPRAGHTRHARWLGAGLAAGALGWLAFVWGVLPSLLPEAVSHWRLRYGDIAPTPLQGAMRMLTDPAFLISRFAVPAKGAAVLRVLAPLGFLPLLSPGLAAPALAVLGYLLASSKHSVSELQVWYVAPLLPILFIATARTIERARPRFALALSGLCLLAAIWGYWQYGEGPLAAQYEPARFAVTERTACGHKLLELIPPAASLSALDNLMPHLAHRSSLWVFPSMGEPLAEYVAIDANYEAAGGYSNWPLVRRLDVPAFVNRFLSDPAYALIGDGCDYKVLQYTVTPRIPRALDETFGAQVDLLGFDVAVRDADGIYRPAAGPLKAGQAARVILWWRARAPVMRPYTVFVHALAADGQLAGQHDGPPAGGTRPSTEWVAGDMVRDAHYLTVASDVARVLVGLYDAPSGVRLTTAGGDDSVTIAPLP; from the coding sequence GTGCGTTCTCTGCACCGGCTGGCAATTGATATTGCCGCCGTCCTGCTGGTGCTGGCGTATGTCGCGTTTGCGGCGACACTGGCGGTGCGCCAGCACGACTCGTTCCACACGCACGCTTTTGATATGGCGTACTTCGACAACGTCATGTGGAACACGTCACAGGGGCGGCTGTTCGTCAACGACATGCCGGACAAACCGCGTATCTTCCTCGGCGAGCACGTCTCGCCGCTGTTGATTGTCCTCGCGCCGCTGTACTGGCTCTGGCCGGACGCGCGTATGCTATTGATCGCGCAAGCGTTTGCGCTGGCGCTCACGACGGTGCCAGCCTATCTGCTGGCGCGGCGCGCGCATCCACTCGCTGCGCTGCTTTTGTTGGCCGCGCTCCTGCTCAATCCGGCGATGATCGGCGTGGCACTCAGCGAATTTCATGAAATCAGCCTGGCCGCGCCGTTACTCGCCTTTGCACTGTGGGCGATGGTCAACGGGCGCGCCCGGATCATGGTCGGCTGCCTGCTGGCGGCTCTGCTGGCCAAAGAGGAGGTCGCGGTCGTCGTGGCGGCGACTGGCGTCTATGTGTTCATCGCGTGGCCGCGCGCCGGTCACACACGCCATGCGCGCTGGCTCGGCGCTGGGCTTGCGGCGGGTGCGCTCGGCTGGCTGGCGTTCGTCTGGGGTGTGCTGCCATCGCTGCTGCCGGAAGCGGTCTCGCACTGGCGCTTGCGCTACGGCGACATTGCGCCGACGCCACTGCAGGGCGCGATGCGCATGCTGACCGACCCGGCGTTCCTGATCAGCCGGTTTGCCGTGCCTGCGAAAGGCGCGGCGGTACTGCGCGTCCTGGCGCCGCTCGGTTTCCTGCCGCTGCTCTCGCCGGGGCTTGCGGCGCCGGCGCTGGCGGTGCTGGGCTATCTGCTGGCGTCGAGCAAGCACAGTGTGTCCGAGTTGCAGGTCTGGTACGTGGCACCGCTGCTGCCGATCCTATTCATCGCCACGGCGCGCACGATTGAGCGCGCGCGACCACGGTTCGCTCTGGCGCTGAGCGGACTATGCCTGCTGGCGGCGATCTGGGGGTATTGGCAGTACGGCGAGGGGCCGCTGGCTGCGCAATACGAGCCTGCGCGTTTCGCCGTCACCGAGCGCACGGCGTGCGGCCACAAACTGCTCGAATTGATCCCGCCTGCGGCATCGCTCTCCGCGCTCGACAATCTGATGCCGCACCTGGCACACCGCTCGTCGCTCTGGGTGTTCCCGTCGATGGGAGAGCCGCTGGCCGAGTACGTGGCGATTGACGCGAACTATGAAGCAGCGGGCGGCTACAGCAACTGGCCGCTCGTTCGCCGCCTCGACGTGCCGGCGTTCGTCAATCGCTTCCTGTCGGACCCGGCGTACGCGTTGATCGGCGACGGCTGTGACTACAAAGTGCTGCAATACACGGTGACGCCGCGCATTCCGCGCGCGCTCGACGAGACGTTTGGCGCGCAGGTCGATCTGCTCGGGTTCGACGTTGCGGTGCGCGATGCGGACGGTATCTACCGACCCGCAGCCGGGCCGCTGAAAGCCGGGCAAGCGGCGCGTGTCATCCTGTGGTGGCGCGCCCGCGCTCCGGTGATGCGCCCGTACACGGTGTTCGTGCATGCGCTCGCCGCCGACGGTCAACTGGCCGGGCAGCACGACGGCCCGCCGGCGGGTGGAACGCGGCCGTCCACCGAGTGGGTCGCGGGCGATATGGTGCGCGACGCGCACTACCTGACGGTGGCATCCGACGTAGCACGGGTACTCGTTGGATTGTACGATGCACCGAGCGGCGTGCGCCTAACGACCGCCGGCGGTGACGACTCCGTGACCATTGCCCCGCTGCCGTAG
- a CDS encoding gamma-glutamyltransferase family protein yields MPPHRNSYRPVIMGRNGVVASAHSQASLAGLQVLMEGGNAMDAAVAIGSTITVVEPYMSSIAGIGVMMVYDAKSGERHVLDFVGPVPKGADPRQATIEELSHGPKACIVPGNAAGWLTLHARWGTLPRERLFAHAIRLADEGTPFTWKNCEFIEAARPVLMTSTAARERFLDNAQPGRLMVQKDLAKTFRQVAEGGIDAFYRGPIAKAICRGVQEAGGWLSEEDMANWAPTWRKPLTTTFRGYELATTPLPFPAWQMLATLNMLEHDDLNAWGHNSAEYLHHLVEAVKLANADRVAYGYQDAPPLAGLLSKEYAASQRKRIDPRKAAVTGGERFNPERLPEQLQPGTPADFMREHTTHFAVADAQGNVVTVTQTLGPFFGSAFIPPGTGITMNSMDLWADLDPQSPQYLRPGFRPATNMSPMQIYRDGQFQISIGTPGGYGILQTTVQMTLNLLAFGMNIQEAIEMPRARIARGRGLDVESRIVSDVRAGLEARGHQLNLLGDWSYGVGGGQGLLRDGAAGVWMGGADPRRDGYALAY; encoded by the coding sequence ATGCCACCACACCGAAACTCATACCGCCCGGTCATCATGGGCCGGAATGGCGTTGTCGCTTCGGCGCATTCGCAGGCGTCGCTCGCCGGCCTGCAGGTGCTGATGGAGGGCGGCAACGCGATGGATGCGGCGGTCGCCATCGGCAGCACCATCACGGTCGTCGAGCCGTACATGTCCAGTATTGCCGGTATCGGTGTCATGATGGTGTACGATGCGAAGTCCGGCGAGCGGCACGTGCTCGACTTCGTCGGCCCGGTGCCGAAGGGCGCCGACCCCCGGCAGGCGACGATCGAGGAGTTGTCTCACGGGCCGAAGGCGTGCATCGTGCCGGGCAACGCGGCCGGCTGGCTGACGCTGCACGCGCGCTGGGGCACGCTGCCGCGCGAGCGGCTGTTCGCGCACGCGATCCGGCTGGCCGACGAGGGCACGCCGTTCACCTGGAAGAACTGCGAGTTCATCGAAGCGGCGCGCCCGGTGTTGATGACGTCGACCGCCGCGCGCGAGCGCTTCCTCGACAACGCCCAACCGGGGCGCTTGATGGTGCAGAAGGATCTGGCCAAGACGTTCCGGCAGGTGGCCGAGGGCGGCATCGACGCCTTTTATCGTGGCCCGATCGCGAAGGCGATCTGCCGCGGCGTGCAGGAGGCCGGCGGCTGGCTGAGCGAAGAGGACATGGCGAACTGGGCGCCGACGTGGCGCAAGCCGCTGACCACGACATTTCGCGGTTATGAATTGGCGACGACCCCGCTGCCATTCCCGGCGTGGCAGATGCTCGCGACGCTCAACATGCTCGAGCACGACGACCTGAATGCGTGGGGCCACAACTCCGCCGAGTACCTGCATCACTTGGTCGAGGCGGTCAAACTGGCGAACGCCGACCGTGTTGCGTACGGCTATCAGGATGCGCCGCCGCTGGCCGGACTGCTCTCCAAAGAGTATGCGGCGTCGCAGCGCAAGCGCATCGACCCGCGCAAAGCGGCGGTCACCGGCGGAGAGCGCTTCAATCCGGAGCGCTTGCCCGAGCAGTTGCAGCCGGGCACCCCAGCCGATTTTATGCGCGAGCACACGACGCACTTCGCCGTCGCGGACGCGCAGGGCAACGTCGTCACGGTCACGCAGACGCTGGGACCTTTCTTCGGCTCGGCGTTCATTCCGCCCGGCACCGGCATCACGATGAACAGCATGGACCTGTGGGCCGATCTCGACCCGCAAAGCCCGCAGTACCTGCGCCCCGGCTTCCGTCCCGCAACGAACATGTCGCCGATGCAGATCTATCGCGACGGGCAGTTCCAGATCTCGATTGGTACGCCCGGGGGCTATGGCATCCTGCAGACGACGGTTCAGATGACGCTGAACCTGCTGGCGTTCGGAATGAACATCCAGGAAGCGATCGAGATGCCGCGCGCTCGCATTGCGCGCGGGCGAGGGTTGGATGTCGAAAGCCGCATCGTCTCGGACGTGCGCGCCGGGTTGGAAGCGCGCGGTCATCAACTCAATCTGCTGGGCGACTGGTCGTACGGGGTCGGCGGCGGACAGGGGCTGCTGCGCGATGGCGCGGCGGGCGTCTGGATGGGCGGCGCCGATCCGCGCCGCGACGGCTACGCGCTGGCCTATTGA
- a CDS encoding Gfo/Idh/MocA family oxidoreductase yields the protein MIKVVLVGAGFIAESHLKGYLQAANAQVAAVVDVDAGRARRMAAMAGGVPWLTDYREALNMADIVDVCTTSATHVEIGTAAARAGKHVHIEKPFAMTVAECETLLNACEQAGVKVMAGQTERFKPVHEQMKQVIERGDIGKLVMARVNTDAGHFWPGGWQGWQIDPALSGGLFLHLGIHMLDLLLWLFDRPPRSIYAQTIKRASSAMDMNDYYQAIIRFADDSTAIANLTYALPRRGDSVRAAMLVGSHGSAYHNLSDDAYLISDTGLHFVDDGLDPPIARQVAHFVDCVEQGRDPMVTPAQIRTALRTALAADESSRTGRVVEI from the coding sequence GTGATCAAAGTCGTGTTGGTGGGCGCCGGCTTTATCGCCGAGAGCCACCTCAAAGGCTACTTGCAAGCGGCCAACGCGCAGGTGGCGGCCGTCGTCGATGTGGATGCCGGACGCGCGCGCCGCATGGCGGCGATGGCGGGCGGCGTGCCATGGCTCACCGATTACCGCGAAGCGCTCAACATGGCCGACATCGTGGATGTCTGCACCACGAGCGCGACGCACGTGGAGATCGGGACGGCGGCGGCGCGCGCCGGGAAGCACGTGCATATTGAGAAGCCGTTTGCGATGACCGTTGCCGAGTGCGAAACGCTGCTGAACGCCTGTGAGCAGGCCGGTGTGAAGGTCATGGCCGGGCAGACCGAGCGTTTCAAGCCGGTGCACGAGCAGATGAAGCAGGTGATCGAGCGCGGCGATATCGGCAAGTTGGTGATGGCGCGCGTGAACACCGATGCCGGTCATTTCTGGCCGGGCGGCTGGCAGGGCTGGCAGATCGACCCGGCGCTTTCGGGCGGCCTGTTCCTGCACCTGGGCATTCACATGCTCGACCTGCTGCTGTGGCTGTTCGACCGTCCGCCGCGCTCCATCTACGCACAGACGATCAAGCGCGCGTCGAGTGCGATGGACATGAACGACTACTATCAGGCGATTATCCGCTTCGCGGATGACTCGACGGCGATCGCCAACCTGACCTACGCGCTGCCGCGGCGCGGCGACAGCGTGCGCGCCGCGATGCTGGTCGGTTCGCACGGCTCGGCGTATCACAACCTGAGCGACGACGCCTACCTGATCAGCGACACCGGGCTGCATTTCGTGGACGACGGACTGGATCCGCCGATTGCCCGGCAGGTCGCGCATTTTGTGGACTGTGTGGAACAGGGCCGCGACCCGATGGTGACGCCGGCCCAGATCCGAACGGCGCTGCGCACGGCGCTGGCTGCCGACGAGTCGTCACGCACCGGTCGCGTGGTCGAGATTTGA
- a CDS encoding Gfo/Idh/MocA family oxidoreductase encodes MTDQLGVLLLSCVRHQRDYAPYIAAHPRLKIVAVADEPGLPDWMRKANVDMAANYNVPYIEDVAAALARPGVQIASVCTEPTRHARLATQAALAGKHVLVDKPMCTTLEDGDRLIAAVKQAGVKCTYIHRLYSQSTQMARQAILDGKLGLPYALHVDFLSGGGLGSGAVEDFRLVVDSTLSGGGEMMNFLVYPVGYLRFLTGLEIVSVYAAAGTHFFEPHRQWGVEDLASVAFTLERGVVATVTVGRIPAVLPNVGEFTIRIHGSHGYLFVDEYRPRVDIYGERGLGVSARVANDPGAARTVGILDDFIAAIDTGREPLVGPRDGRAVTAAILAAYESSRTNQVVEVA; translated from the coding sequence ATGACTGACCAACTGGGAGTTCTGCTGCTTTCGTGTGTCCGCCATCAGCGCGACTATGCGCCGTACATCGCGGCGCATCCGCGCCTGAAGATCGTCGCCGTCGCCGACGAACCGGGCCTGCCGGACTGGATGCGCAAGGCGAATGTCGACATGGCGGCGAACTACAACGTGCCGTACATTGAAGACGTGGCGGCTGCGTTGGCGCGCCCGGGCGTGCAGATCGCCTCGGTCTGCACCGAGCCGACGCGCCATGCGCGGCTGGCGACGCAGGCCGCGCTGGCTGGCAAGCATGTGCTGGTCGACAAACCGATGTGCACGACGCTGGAAGATGGCGACCGGCTGATTGCGGCGGTGAAGCAGGCCGGCGTCAAATGCACGTACATTCACCGCCTGTACAGCCAGTCCACACAGATGGCGCGGCAGGCGATCCTCGACGGTAAACTGGGACTGCCGTATGCGCTGCATGTCGACTTTCTGTCGGGCGGCGGTCTGGGTTCTGGCGCGGTGGAGGACTTCCGGCTGGTTGTGGACAGCACGTTGAGCGGCGGCGGCGAGATGATGAACTTTCTCGTCTACCCGGTCGGCTACCTGCGTTTCCTGACCGGGCTGGAGATCGTCAGCGTGTACGCGGCGGCGGGCACGCACTTCTTCGAGCCGCATCGCCAGTGGGGCGTCGAGGACCTGGCTTCGGTGGCGTTTACGCTGGAGCGCGGCGTCGTGGCGACCGTCACCGTCGGGCGCATTCCCGCCGTGCTGCCGAACGTCGGCGAGTTTACGATCCGCATCCACGGCTCGCACGGCTACCTGTTCGTGGACGAGTACCGGCCGCGCGTCGATATCTACGGCGAACGCGGGTTGGGTGTGAGCGCGCGGGTCGCCAACGACCCGGGCGCGGCGCGCACGGTCGGCATCCTCGACGACTTCATCGCCGCGATCGACACGGGCCGCGAGCCGCTGGTGGGACCGCGTGATGGCCGCGCCGTCACGGCGGCGATCCTGGCTGCGTACGAGTCGTCGAGGACCAACCAGGTCGTGGAGGTCGCGTGA
- a CDS encoding M20/M25/M40 family metallo-hydrolase, which translates to MKEQLLAWIAQDEALLVDFLSRFIQVPSPNPPGDTRAATAYLQQFLDAEGVPSRIVAPQVTMPNLVASFAGAAAGRHLVLNGHIDVFPVSDEARWTYPPWSGMVADGKVYGRGAIDSKAGTTAILFAYRYLYRIRDQLKGRLTLTCVSDEETFGAWGARYLVENDPAVRGDCLMSAEPSSPWCVRFGEKGLLWLELTVQTRGAHGAYAHMSESATKVAARLIGELESLTQLPVDMPAVVREALQTARAEVERAHGAGAAEVIPAITVNIGRVEGGVKVNMTPSQARIELDVRLPIGVTREVVMDALGRILERYPQATVREMHHNAANWCDPNHPMVRIVQENVRALKGFTPKPVVSLGGTDTRLWRYIGVPAFVYGTSPSNMGTVDEYASIDEFLHTVRVHTLAAYDYLTGAGN; encoded by the coding sequence GTGAAAGAGCAACTGCTGGCGTGGATCGCGCAGGACGAAGCGCTGCTGGTCGATTTCCTGTCGCGTTTCATTCAGGTGCCATCACCGAACCCGCCCGGCGACACGCGCGCGGCCACGGCGTACCTGCAGCAGTTCCTGGACGCCGAGGGCGTGCCGTCGCGCATTGTCGCGCCGCAGGTGACGATGCCGAACCTGGTGGCCAGCTTCGCGGGCGCAGCGGCGGGCCGCCACCTGGTGCTGAACGGGCACATCGACGTCTTCCCGGTGTCCGACGAGGCGCGCTGGACTTACCCGCCGTGGTCGGGCATGGTGGCGGACGGTAAGGTATACGGTCGCGGCGCGATAGACAGCAAGGCCGGCACGACCGCGATACTGTTCGCCTATCGCTACCTGTACCGCATCCGCGATCAGTTGAAGGGCCGCCTGACGCTGACGTGCGTTTCCGATGAGGAGACGTTTGGCGCCTGGGGCGCGCGCTACCTGGTTGAAAACGACCCGGCGGTGCGCGGCGACTGTCTGATGAGCGCCGAGCCGTCGAGCCCATGGTGCGTGCGCTTTGGCGAGAAGGGGCTGCTCTGGCTGGAGTTGACTGTGCAGACGCGTGGGGCGCATGGCGCGTATGCGCACATGTCCGAAAGCGCGACGAAGGTAGCCGCCCGGCTGATCGGCGAGCTGGAAAGCCTGACACAACTGCCGGTCGATATGCCGGCGGTTGTGCGCGAGGCGCTGCAGACGGCGCGCGCCGAAGTGGAGCGGGCGCACGGCGCGGGTGCGGCAGAGGTGATTCCCGCGATCACGGTGAACATCGGGCGCGTGGAAGGCGGCGTCAAGGTCAACATGACCCCGTCGCAGGCGCGCATCGAGCTGGATGTGCGCCTGCCGATCGGCGTCACGCGCGAGGTCGTCATGGATGCGCTCGGGCGCATCCTGGAACGCTATCCGCAGGCAACGGTGCGCGAGATGCACCACAACGCCGCCAACTGGTGCGATCCGAATCACCCGATGGTGCGGATCGTGCAGGAGAACGTGCGGGCGCTCAAGGGCTTCACGCCGAAGCCGGTCGTCAGCCTGGGCGGCACCGACACCCGGCTGTGGCGGTATATCGGCGTGCCGGCGTTCGTGTATGGCACCTCGCCCTCGAACATGGGCACGGTCGACGAGTACGCCTCGATCGACGAGTTCTTGCATACGGTGCGCGTTCACACGCTCGCGGCATACGACTACCTGACCGGGGCCGGCAACTGA